A single Henriciella sp. AS95 DNA region contains:
- the soxZ gene encoding thiosulfate oxidation carrier complex protein SoxZ, which yields MSIRISAPDTARKGEVIELKALIQHPMETGYRRNNRGEVIERDIIKTFKCTYDGETIFEATFHPGIAANPFLTFYTRATTSGTLEFRWTDQKGETWSETHALTVE from the coding sequence ATGTCCATCCGCATATCAGCACCAGATACGGCCAGGAAGGGTGAGGTCATCGAACTCAAAGCCCTGATCCAGCATCCGATGGAAACGGGCTACCGCCGCAATAATCGCGGAGAGGTCATTGAGCGAGACATCATCAAGACATTCAAATGTACCTATGACGGCGAGACGATCTTTGAAGCGACGTTCCACCCGGGCATTGCTGCAAATCCGTTCCTGACCTTCTACACGCGCGCGACGACCTCGGGGACGCTGGAGTTTCGCTGGACCGACCAGAAAGGCGAGACCTGGTCCGAAACCCACGCTTTGACAGTCGAATGA
- a CDS encoding SoxY-related AACIE arm protein, translating into MDTAQTDKFNFSLSRRRMLALGSAGLVCAAFPLSSVAEAADADKAIKDLFGDGELQEGRVTVDLPPIAENGNSVAIKVTVDSPMTETDYVKRIAILSPRNPIAEVAEFQLGPRAGKAEVATRIRMAGTQTIRAVAEMSDGTLWIGKASTVVTLAACIIG; encoded by the coding sequence ATGGACACTGCACAGACCGATAAGTTCAATTTTTCACTCAGCCGAAGGCGCATGCTTGCGCTCGGCTCGGCAGGCCTTGTATGTGCGGCCTTTCCGCTATCGTCTGTCGCTGAAGCGGCAGATGCCGACAAGGCGATCAAAGACCTGTTTGGCGACGGCGAACTGCAAGAAGGCCGTGTGACAGTTGATCTGCCACCCATCGCCGAAAACGGTAATTCGGTTGCCATAAAGGTCACGGTCGATAGCCCGATGACCGAGACCGATTACGTCAAACGCATCGCCATACTCTCTCCGCGCAACCCAATCGCGGAAGTTGCAGAGTTTCAGCTGGGGCCGCGCGCCGGCAAAGCTGAAGTGGCGACCCGCATCCGCATGGCCGGCACGCAGACCATCCGCGCCGTCGCCGAGATGAGCGACGGCACACTCTGGATCGGTAAGGCCAGCACGGTCGTTACCCTAGCCGCCTGCATCATCGGGTAG